Proteins found in one Miscanthus floridulus cultivar M001 chromosome 4, ASM1932011v1, whole genome shotgun sequence genomic segment:
- the LOC136552369 gene encoding ranBP2-type zinc finger protein At1g67325-like isoform X3, translated as MASAKFGAVAQVENRGALSKRLRNDVSVREGDWNCPQCGNVNFSFRNVCNRGACGAPRPSPSPSPRMMPAPPAAGYDQSPLFYGGGGGAPPPIPLGSGMGYGPGPELGQYSYGFRGSPMPVSSPWSGGALAENNDNIASRKRRGGPDGLSEGDWTCPKCDNINFSFRTTCNMKKCGAPRPTPGGNTSSSRKDNNNKEAPEGSWTCPECNNLNYPFRTVCNRKGCSYSKPAPTNN; from the exons ATGGCTTCCGCTAAG TTTGGTGCTGTCGCGCAGGTGGAGAACCGAGGCGCGCTGTCCAAAAGGTTACGCAACGACG TGTCTGTAAGGGAGGGGGACTGGAATTGTCCTCAGTGTGGTAATGTCAACTTCAGTTTTAGAAATGTTTGCAACCGTGGAGCCTGTGGTGCACCCCGTCCATCACCGAGTCCAAGTCCT AGAATGATGCCAGCACCTCCTGCTGCTGGATATGACCAGTCACCTCTATTTTACGGAGGAGGTGGTGGCGCCCCACCTCCAATTCCGCTTGGATCTG GTATGGGATATGGCCCAGGACCTGAGCTGGGCCAATATAGCTATGGGTTTAGAGGTTCTCCAATGCCG GTTTCTAGCCCATGGTCTGGTGGAGCATTAGCTGAAAACAATGACAACATTGCTTCAAGAAAACGCCGTGGAG GCCCTGATGGACTTTCTGAGGGTGACTGGACCTGCCCCAAATGTGACAACATTAACTTTTCCTTCAGAACCACTTGCAACATGAAGAAATGTGGAGCCCCGAGGCCAACTCCT GGAGGTAACACGAGCTCGTCTCGCAAGGACAATAACAATAAGGAAGCCCCTGAAGGAAGCTGGACCTGCCCAGAGTGCAACAACCTGAACTACCCATTCCGCACGGTGTGCAACAGGAAAGGATGCTCGTACAGCAAGCCAGCCCCGACGAATAACTGA
- the LOC136550172 gene encoding nucleobase-ascorbate transporter 11-like — protein MPSSRRTTGRGGAGAGGGGAGAGDAGGGGDGDRVPPFMGNNRDHNPRELRSWARRTGFHPSAFFSGESNSSFASSAAPQPPPPPPPPAASRRPPRPPPERDPDPDTKDDLDPEPPLDLERGGPAPGRGRRPRRRIDLRGELEIPPGFGREEAAPGDAGRGGARGDARRRNGGVERDQAPANAGRNGNAAVAVADVEARKKVEEAEEAEARRKKEEEERDAELAAYYQEQWANEDEGAADAAAAETAPLYEASGGLRCGVTENPGWAPLIFYGIQHYLSIAGSLVFVPLILVPTMGGSDEDTATVISTMLLVSGLTTILHTFLGSRLPLIQGSSFVYLAPALVIANSEEFRNLSDNKFKHIMRELQGAILVGSVFQIILGYTGLMSLFLRLINPVVVAPTIAAVGLAFFSYGFPQAGSCVEISLPLILLVLLCTLYMRKISLFGNHIFLVYAVPLSVAIVWAYAFFLTAGGAYNFKGCSSNIPSSNILLDSCRRHLETMRRCRTDVSTAWKTAAWVRVPYPFQWGPPTFHFKTGIIMIIVSLVASVDSLSSYHAASLLVNLSPPTRGVVSRGIGLEGISTFIAGVWGTGTGSTTLTENIHTLETTKMGSRRALQLGAAVLVIFSFFGKIGALLASIPLALAASVLCFTWALIIALGLSTLRYTQAASSRNMIIVGFTLFISLSIPAYFQQYEPSSNLILPSYLLPYAAASSGPVRTASSGLNYAVNALLSINVVVALLVALILDNTVPGSRQERGVYIWTDPKSLEVDPATLEPYRLPEKISCWFRWAKCVGI, from the exons ATGCCGAGCTCGCGGCGGACCACGGGGCGCGGCGGCGCAGGCGCAGGCGGAGGCGGCGCGGGGGCCGGTGATGCAGGaggaggcggcgacggcgaccggGTGCCGCCGTTCATGGGCAACAACCGCGACCACAACCCGCGGGAGCTGCGCTCCTGGGCGCGCCGCACGGGGTTCCACCCCTCGGCCTTCTTCTCGGGGGAGTCCAACTCCTCCTTCGCCTCCTCCGCCGCGCCgcagcccccgccgccgccgcctcccccggCCGCCTcgcgccgcccgccgcgcccgccgccggagCGAGACCCCGACCCGGACACGAAGGACGACCTCGATCCCGAGCCGCCGCTGGACCTGGAGCGCGGCGGGCCCGCGCCGGGCCGCGGCCGACGCCCGCGCCGACGCATCGACCTCCGCGGCGAGCTCGAGATCCCGCCGGGCTTCGGCCGCGAGGAGGCGGCGCCGGGGGACGCGGGGAGGGGAGGCGCGCGCGGGGACGCCAGGAGGAGGAACGGCGGCGTCGAGAGGGACCAGGCGCCGGCCAATGCGGGCCGGAACGGGAACGCAGCGGTTGCGGTCGCGGACGTGGAGGCGAGGAAGAAGgtcgaggaggcggaggaggccgaggcgaggaggaagaaggaggaggaggagagggacgcCGAGCTGGCTGCGTACTACCAGGAACAGTGGGCGAACGAGGATGAGGGAGCTGCCGACGCTGCCGCGGCCGAGACGGCCCCGCTGTATGAGGCGTCGGGAGGACTCCGGTGCGGTGTAACCGAGAACCCCGGGTGGG CGCCCCTCATATTTTATGGCATACAACATTACCTGTCAATAGCTGGTTCACTTGTCTTTGTTCCTTTGATACTGGTACCTACAATGGGTGGTTCTGAT GAGGATACTGCAACAGTCATCTCCACCATGTTATTAGTCTCTGGTCTTACTACAATACTACATACTTTTTTGGGTTCTCGGCTTCCATTGATTCAAGGAAGCTCCTTTGTATATTTGGCTCCGGCGTTGGTAATTGCGAACTCTGAGGAGTTCAGAAATCTTAGTGATAAT AAATTCAAGCACATAATGAGGGAGCTACAGGGGGCTATACTTGTTGGTTCAGTATTCCAGATAATATTAGGATACACTGGTCTTATGTCACTGTTTCTGAG GTTAATAAATCCGGTAGTGGTGGCACCAACTATTGCTGCAGTGGGTTTGGCATTTTTTAGTTATGGTTTCCCTCAGGCTGGCAGCTGTGTAGAAATCAGCTTGCCCCTCATTCTGTTGGTTCTTCTGTGCACTCTG TATATGAGAAAAATATCCCTGTTTGGCAACCATATCTTCCTTGTCTATGCG GTGCCCCTCAGTGTTGCAATTGTATGGGCATATGCATTCTTCCTAACTGCTGGTGGAGCATATAACTTCAAAGGCTGCAGCTCAAATATACCCAGTTCAAACATATTATTGGATTCATGCAGAAGGCATTTAGAAACCATGAGACGCTGTCGTACTGATGTTTCTACTGCATGGAAAACTGCTGCCTGGGTGAGGGTTCCCTATCCATTCCAATGGGGCCCTCCAACATTTCATTTTAAGACGGGTATCATCATGATAATAGTTTCACTGGTTGCTTCAGTTGATTCG CTTTCATCGTACCATGCTGCATCGCTGCTGGTAAATTTAAGCCCACCAACACGGGGAGTTGTCAGCAGAGGAATTGGGCTTGAAGGGATTTCAACTTTTATTGCTGGAGTGTGGGGTACAGGTACAGGATCGACAACATTAACAGAGAACATACACACCCTTGAAACAACCAAAATGGGCAGCAGGAGGGCTTTGCAGCTTGGGGCAGCCGTGTTAGTCATCTTCTCCTTCTTTG GTAAAATCGGAGCTCTCCTAGCCTCTATACCTCTTGCCTTGGCCGCCTCTGTTCTGTGCTTCACCTGGGCGCTAATTATTGCACTCGGCTTGTCCACATTGCGATACACCCAAGCAGCAAGCTCCAGGAACATGATAATAGTTGGATTTACACTATTCATTTCCCTGTCAATCCCTGCATACTTTCAACAGTATGAACCCAGCTCCAACCTTATCTTGCCAAGCTATCTTCTTCCATATGCCGCAGCGTCAAGTGGACCAGTTCGCACAGCCAGCAGTGGG CTGAATTATGCAGTGAATGCACTCCTATCCATCAACGTTGTGGTGGCTCTCCTTGTCGCGTTGATCCTTGACAACACAGTGCCAGGCAGCAGACAGGAGCGTGGTGTGTACATTTGGACAGATCCCAAATCCCTCGAGGTGGATCCTGCGACATTGGAACCCTACCGATTGCCAGAAAAGATTTCGTGCTGGTTCCGGTGGGCAAAGTGTGTCGGCATCTAA
- the LOC136552369 gene encoding ranBP2-type zinc finger protein At1g67325-like isoform X2, whose translation MASAKVENRGALSKRLRNDVSVREGDWNCPQCGNVNFSFRNVCNRGACGAPRPSPSPSPRMMPAPPAAGYDQSPLFYGGGGGAPPPIPLGSGNYGAPYSHLGMRYGYGPPVGAPGSYGLFSSYGQPGPMSGMGYGPGPELGQYSYGFRGSPMPVSSPWSGGALAENNDNIASRKRRGGPDGLSEGDWTCPKCDNINFSFRTTCNMKKCGAPRPTPGGNTSSSRKDNNNKEAPEGSWTCPECNNLNYPFRTVCNRKGCSYSKPAPTNN comes from the exons ATGGCTTCCGCTAAG GTGGAGAACCGAGGCGCGCTGTCCAAAAGGTTACGCAACGACG TGTCTGTAAGGGAGGGGGACTGGAATTGTCCTCAGTGTGGTAATGTCAACTTCAGTTTTAGAAATGTTTGCAACCGTGGAGCCTGTGGTGCACCCCGTCCATCACCGAGTCCAAGTCCT AGAATGATGCCAGCACCTCCTGCTGCTGGATATGACCAGTCACCTCTATTTTACGGAGGAGGTGGTGGCGCCCCACCTCCAATTCCGCTTGGATCTGGTAACTATGGTGCTCCATATTCACACCTTGGGATGCGATATGGTTATGGTCCACCAGTAGGAGCTCCTGGTTCATATGGCCTTTTCTCGTCATATGGTCAACCTGGGCCAATGAGTG GTATGGGATATGGCCCAGGACCTGAGCTGGGCCAATATAGCTATGGGTTTAGAGGTTCTCCAATGCCG GTTTCTAGCCCATGGTCTGGTGGAGCATTAGCTGAAAACAATGACAACATTGCTTCAAGAAAACGCCGTGGAG GCCCTGATGGACTTTCTGAGGGTGACTGGACCTGCCCCAAATGTGACAACATTAACTTTTCCTTCAGAACCACTTGCAACATGAAGAAATGTGGAGCCCCGAGGCCAACTCCT GGAGGTAACACGAGCTCGTCTCGCAAGGACAATAACAATAAGGAAGCCCCTGAAGGAAGCTGGACCTGCCCAGAGTGCAACAACCTGAACTACCCATTCCGCACGGTGTGCAACAGGAAAGGATGCTCGTACAGCAAGCCAGCCCCGACGAATAACTGA
- the LOC136552369 gene encoding ranBP2-type zinc finger protein At1g67325-like isoform X1: MASAKFGAVAQVENRGALSKRLRNDVSVREGDWNCPQCGNVNFSFRNVCNRGACGAPRPSPSPSPRMMPAPPAAGYDQSPLFYGGGGGAPPPIPLGSGNYGAPYSHLGMRYGYGPPVGAPGSYGLFSSYGQPGPMSGMGYGPGPELGQYSYGFRGSPMPVSSPWSGGALAENNDNIASRKRRGGPDGLSEGDWTCPKCDNINFSFRTTCNMKKCGAPRPTPGGNTSSSRKDNNNKEAPEGSWTCPECNNLNYPFRTVCNRKGCSYSKPAPTNN; this comes from the exons ATGGCTTCCGCTAAG TTTGGTGCTGTCGCGCAGGTGGAGAACCGAGGCGCGCTGTCCAAAAGGTTACGCAACGACG TGTCTGTAAGGGAGGGGGACTGGAATTGTCCTCAGTGTGGTAATGTCAACTTCAGTTTTAGAAATGTTTGCAACCGTGGAGCCTGTGGTGCACCCCGTCCATCACCGAGTCCAAGTCCT AGAATGATGCCAGCACCTCCTGCTGCTGGATATGACCAGTCACCTCTATTTTACGGAGGAGGTGGTGGCGCCCCACCTCCAATTCCGCTTGGATCTGGTAACTATGGTGCTCCATATTCACACCTTGGGATGCGATATGGTTATGGTCCACCAGTAGGAGCTCCTGGTTCATATGGCCTTTTCTCGTCATATGGTCAACCTGGGCCAATGAGTG GTATGGGATATGGCCCAGGACCTGAGCTGGGCCAATATAGCTATGGGTTTAGAGGTTCTCCAATGCCG GTTTCTAGCCCATGGTCTGGTGGAGCATTAGCTGAAAACAATGACAACATTGCTTCAAGAAAACGCCGTGGAG GCCCTGATGGACTTTCTGAGGGTGACTGGACCTGCCCCAAATGTGACAACATTAACTTTTCCTTCAGAACCACTTGCAACATGAAGAAATGTGGAGCCCCGAGGCCAACTCCT GGAGGTAACACGAGCTCGTCTCGCAAGGACAATAACAATAAGGAAGCCCCTGAAGGAAGCTGGACCTGCCCAGAGTGCAACAACCTGAACTACCCATTCCGCACGGTGTGCAACAGGAAAGGATGCTCGTACAGCAAGCCAGCCCCGACGAATAACTGA